One Castanea sativa cultivar Marrone di Chiusa Pesio chromosome 4, ASM4071231v1 DNA window includes the following coding sequences:
- the LOC142632869 gene encoding (+)-cis,trans-nepetalactol synthase NEPS1-like, translating to MTGSTAPKNKLQGKVAIVTGGASGIGEATARHFATHGARAIVIADVQDEMGQSVAASISLNICSYVHCDVSDEEQVRTLVDSTVNKYGCLDIMFSNAGMGRATYTREQSVFDIDLSAYDKLMAVNARGMVACVKHAVKAMVEGHVKGSIICTASVSASVVSYGIVDYTMSKHAVLGLVRSASLQVGSYGIRVNCVSPGVVGTPLMKDTMRLENDEEVGKMQESSSYLKGGLLMPKNVADAVVFLASEDSQFVTGHNLVIDAGFKHTV from the coding sequence ATGACAGGCTCCACAGCGCCAAAGAACAAGCTCCAAGGCAAGGTGGCCATAGTCACTGGCGGAGCCAGCGGCATAGGCGAAGCCACAGCTCGCCATTTTGCCACTCATGGCGCAAGAGCCATCGTTATCGCAGACGTCCAAGACGAAATGGGCCAAAGCGTCGCCGCATCTATCAGCCTCAACATATGCAGCTATGTTCATTGCGATGTCAGCGACGAGGAACAGGTGAGAACGTTGGTAGACTCGACAGTCAATAAGTACGGATGCCTCGACATCATGTTCAGCAATGCGGGCATGGGTCGAGCGACCTACACGCGCGAGCAGAGCGTGTTCGACATAGACTTGTCGGCTTACGACAAGCTCATGGCGGTGAACGCCCGCGGGATGGTGGCGTGTGTGAAGCACGCGGTGAAGGCGATGGTGGAAGGGCACGTGAAGGGGAGCATAATTTGCACAGCGAGCGTGTCGGCAAGTGTTGTTTCCTATGGCATTGTCGACTATACTATGTCGAAGCATGCAGTGTTAGGGTTGGTGAGGTCAGCGAGCCTGCAGGTGGGTTCATATGGGATACGTGTGAATTGTGTTTCACCAGGGGTAGTTGGGACGCCATTAATGAAGGACACGATGAGGTTGGAAAATGATGAGGAGGTAGGTAAGATGCAAGAGTCAAGTTCGTACTTGAAAGGTGGGTTGCTAATGCCAAAAAATGTGGCGGACGCTGTGGTGTTCCTTGCTTCTGAGGATTCCCAATTTGTCACTGGCCATAATTTGGTGATAGATGCTGGGTTTAAACATACAGTTTAA